One genomic window of Paracoccus alcaliphilus includes the following:
- a CDS encoding putative quinol monooxygenase: METYLIRFTVRPEQRDRFLRLLTGVLDHMRHEETFIDARLAQVADSPNEFVLHETWASREDVLNVQLNRPYRKEWHEALPELLAAERDITILSPLWPETV; the protein is encoded by the coding sequence ATGGAAACCTATCTGATCCGCTTTACCGTGCGTCCCGAACAGCGCGACCGATTTCTGCGCCTGCTGACCGGGGTGCTGGACCATATGCGGCACGAGGAAACCTTTATCGACGCGCGACTGGCGCAGGTGGCCGACAGCCCCAATGAATTCGTGCTGCACGAGACATGGGCCAGCCGCGAGGATGTGCTGAATGTGCAGCTGAACCGCCCCTATCGCAAGGAATGGCACGAGGCGCTGCCCGAACTGCTGGCGGCCGAGCGCGACATCACCATCCTGTCACCCCTCTGGCCCGAAACCGTCTGA
- the purU gene encoding formyltetrahydrofolate deformylase, which translates to MSKFCLTVACDSTRGIVAAISGYLADQGCNITASSQYDDPQTGKFFMRVSFVPETGATLDKLDKGFDEAARKFGMTWQFHDEGRKMKVVVMVSRFGHCLNDLLYRWRIGALPIDIVAVISNHLDYQKVVVNHDIPFHYIKVTKENKPEAEAAQMRIVEDSGAELVVLARYMQVLSEEMCRVMSGRIINIHHSFLPSFKGANPYKQAYERGVKLIGATSHYVTTDLDEGPIIEQDIIRVTHGQSPEDYVSLGRDVESQVLARAIHAHANHRVFLNGSKTVVFPASPGSFSSERMG; encoded by the coding sequence ATGTCCAAATTCTGCCTGACCGTTGCCTGCGATTCCACCCGTGGCATCGTTGCGGCCATTTCCGGCTATCTGGCCGATCAGGGCTGCAACATCACCGCCAGCTCTCAATATGACGACCCGCAGACGGGAAAATTCTTCATGCGCGTCAGCTTCGTGCCGGAAACCGGCGCGACGCTGGACAAGCTGGACAAAGGCTTTGACGAGGCCGCCCGGAAATTCGGCATGACCTGGCAGTTCCATGACGAAGGGCGGAAGATGAAAGTCGTCGTCATGGTCAGCCGTTTCGGGCATTGCCTGAACGATCTGCTGTATCGCTGGCGGATCGGGGCGCTGCCCATCGACATCGTGGCGGTGATCTCGAACCATCTGGACTATCAGAAGGTGGTGGTGAACCACGACATCCCGTTCCACTACATCAAGGTCACCAAGGAAAACAAACCCGAGGCCGAGGCGGCGCAGATGCGCATCGTCGAGGACAGCGGCGCCGAACTGGTCGTGCTGGCGCGCTACATGCAGGTGCTGTCCGAGGAAATGTGCCGTGTCATGTCGGGCCGGATCATCAACATCCACCATTCCTTCCTGCCGAGCTTCAAGGGCGCGAACCCCTACAAGCAGGCCTATGAACGCGGGGTGAAGCTGATCGGCGCGACCTCGCATTATGTGACGACCGATCTGGACGAGGGCCCGATCATCGAGCAGGACATCATCCGCGTGACCCACGGCCAGTCGCCCGAGGATTACGTCAGCCTTGGCCGCGACGTCGAAAGCCAGGTGCTGGCCCGCGCCATCCACGCCCATGCCAATCACCGGGTTTTCCTGAACGGCAGCAAGACCGTGGTCTTTCCCGCCTCGCCCGGTTCGTTCTCAAGCGAGCGGATGGGCTGA
- a CDS encoding sarcosine oxidase subunit delta: MLIPHPLLGLRDAQEFTYLGDASLIERPDPSADDAGAAFADYVYLRDNPAGVHRELWFHEQGDRSWLIVTRNTVTHEVIGAELARDVALRRFA; the protein is encoded by the coding sequence ATGCTGATCCCCCACCCCCTGCTTGGCCTTCGCGACGCGCAGGAATTCACCTATCTGGGCGATGCCAGCCTGATTGAGCGTCCCGACCCCTCGGCTGACGATGCCGGGGCCGCATTCGCCGATTACGTCTATCTGCGCGACAACCCGGCGGGCGTGCATCGCGAATTGTGGTTTCACGAGCAGGGCGACCGAAGCTGGCTGATCGTGACCCGCAACACCGTCACGCATGAGGTGATCGGCGCAGAGCTGGCCCGCGACGTCGCATTGCGGAGGTTCGCATGA
- a CDS encoding sarcosine oxidase subunit gamma, protein MTDLTPITALGDATPLDQRFGALRITENTGLGLASLTLRRGAARPAPMGLELPGPGEWAEGQGIAALWTGPDQWLIEFPGRAADDLAAELAAHAPGCSVTEQTESWVAFEIEADSPELIRAMMEKLVNLDAQAFGPGSGTRTLVHHMSVFIIRRASAKLAIFGMRSMARSLWHALEGTATRLKGTPE, encoded by the coding sequence GTGACTGACCTGACCCCGATCACCGCCCTTGGCGACGCGACACCGCTGGACCAGCGTTTCGGCGCGCTACGGATTACCGAAAATACCGGTCTGGGGCTGGCATCCCTCACCCTGCGTCGGGGCGCGGCGCGGCCCGCGCCGATGGGGCTGGAACTGCCGGGACCGGGCGAATGGGCCGAAGGGCAGGGGATCGCCGCCCTCTGGACCGGCCCCGATCAATGGCTGATCGAGTTTCCGGGCCGCGCGGCCGATGATCTGGCCGCCGAACTGGCCGCCCATGCGCCGGGCTGCTCGGTCACCGAACAGACCGAAAGCTGGGTGGCCTTCGAGATCGAGGCCGACAGTCCCGAACTGATCCGCGCGATGATGGAAAAGCTGGTCAATCTGGACGCCCAAGCCTTCGGCCCCGGCAGCGGCACCCGGACCCTTGTCCATCACATGAGCGTTTTCATCATCCGCCGGGCATCGGCAAAACTGGCTATCTTCGGCATGCGCAGCATGGCCAGATCGCTGTGGCATGCGCTAGAGGGAACTGCCACACGTCTGAAAGGAACTCCTGAATGA
- a CDS encoding sarcosine oxidase subunit beta family protein yields the protein MHFSGFRVIREALTGHKGWRPLWRNPDPQPAYDYVIVGGGGHGLATAYYLARTFRQARIAVVEKGWLGSGNIGRNTTIIRSNYLLPGNEPFYEFSMKLWEGLEQEFNFNAMISQRGILNLFHSDAQRDAYRRRGNAMRLARADAELLDADGVRAMAPFLNFDNARFPIKGGLLQRRGGTARHDGVAWGYARGADLAGVDLIQNCEVTGFRIEGGRVQGVETSRGFIGAGKIGVAVAGSSSRVMAMAGMRLPIESHVLQAFVTEGLKPVIPGVITFGAGHFYVSQSDKGGLVFGGDPDGYNSYAQRGNLPVVEDVAESGMAVMPMIGRARLLRIWGGIMDMSMDGSPIIDRTPVDGLYLNGGWCYGGFKATPASGYAFAHLLATDTPHETARHYRLDRFARGHVIDEKGVGAQPNLH from the coding sequence ATGCATTTTTCCGGCTTTCGCGTCATCAGGGAGGCCCTGACCGGCCATAAGGGCTGGCGGCCGTTATGGCGCAATCCCGACCCTCAGCCCGCCTATGATTACGTCATCGTCGGCGGCGGCGGGCATGGGCTGGCGACGGCCTATTATCTGGCGCGGACCTTCCGTCAGGCCCGGATCGCGGTTGTGGAAAAGGGCTGGCTTGGCTCGGGCAATATCGGGCGGAACACGACCATCATCCGCTCGAATTATCTGCTGCCGGGCAACGAGCCCTTCTATGAATTCTCGATGAAGCTGTGGGAGGGGTTGGAGCAGGAGTTCAACTTCAACGCCATGATAAGCCAGCGCGGCATCCTGAACCTGTTTCACAGCGACGCCCAACGCGATGCCTATCGCCGTCGCGGCAACGCGATGCGGCTGGCGAGGGCGGATGCCGAATTGCTGGACGCGGACGGGGTGCGGGCGATGGCGCCCTTCCTGAATTTCGACAATGCGCGTTTCCCGATCAAGGGCGGGCTGTTGCAGCGCCGGGGTGGCACCGCGCGCCATGACGGCGTGGCCTGGGGCTATGCCCGTGGCGCCGATCTGGCCGGGGTCGATCTGATCCAGAATTGCGAAGTCACCGGCTTTCGCATCGAAGGCGGCCGGGTGCAGGGGGTCGAGACCTCTCGTGGTTTCATCGGCGCGGGCAAGATCGGCGTCGCTGTGGCGGGGTCGTCCAGCCGGGTGATGGCAATGGCCGGAATGCGTCTGCCGATCGAAAGCCATGTGCTGCAAGCCTTCGTGACCGAGGGGCTGAAGCCGGTGATCCCGGGCGTCATCACCTTCGGCGCGGGGCATTTCTATGTCAGCCAATCCGACAAGGGCGGGCTGGTCTTTGGCGGCGACCCGGACGGCTACAACTCATATGCCCAACGCGGCAACCTGCCGGTGGTCGAAGATGTGGCCGAAAGCGGCATGGCCGTGATGCCGATGATCGGGCGGGCGCGTCTGCTGCGCATCTGGGGCGGCATCATGGACATGTCGATGGATGGCAGCCCGATCATCGACCGCACCCCGGTTGATGGGCTCTATCTGAACGGCGGCTGGTGCTATGGCGGGTTCAAGGCGACGCCTGCCAGCGGCTATGCCTTTGCGCATCTGCTGGCCACGGACACCCCGCACGAGACCGCCCGCCATTACCGTCTGGACCGTTTCGCACGCGGCCATGTCATCGACGAAAAGGGCGTTGGCGCCCAGCCCAACCTGCACTGA
- the folD gene encoding bifunctional methylenetetrahydrofolate dehydrogenase/methenyltetrahydrofolate cyclohydrolase FolD — protein sequence MSDATTDQDNLIDGKAFAADVRQRVAAHVTRLKQDRITPGLAVVLVGEDPASEVYVRNKGIQTREVGMNSYEHKLPADTTQDALMALIGRLNADADVHGILVQLPLPDHLDAEAVLNAIDPGKDVDGFHILNVGLLATGQKAMVPCTPLGCLMMLRDRLGDLSGLNAVIVGRSNIVGKPMAQLLLRDSCTVTIAHSRTRDLAGVCRQADILVAAVGRPRMIPGDWVKPGATVIDVGINRIEDGGRTRLVGDVDFASARAVAGAITPVPGGVGPMTIACLLANTLTACCRAAGLPEPEGLTA from the coding sequence ATGAGCGATGCAACCACCGACCAAGACAATCTGATCGACGGCAAGGCCTTCGCGGCGGATGTGCGACAGCGCGTTGCCGCCCATGTCACCCGGCTGAAGCAGGACCGTATCACGCCGGGACTGGCGGTGGTTCTGGTGGGCGAGGACCCGGCCAGCGAAGTCTATGTCCGCAACAAGGGCATCCAGACCCGCGAGGTCGGGATGAACTCTTACGAACACAAGCTGCCCGCCGATACCACGCAGGACGCGCTGATGGCGCTGATCGGGCGGCTGAACGCCGATGCCGATGTGCATGGGATTCTGGTGCAACTGCCGCTGCCCGATCATCTGGACGCCGAGGCAGTGCTGAACGCGATCGATCCGGGCAAGGATGTCGATGGCTTTCACATCCTCAATGTCGGGCTGCTGGCAACCGGGCAGAAGGCGATGGTGCCCTGCACGCCGCTGGGTTGCCTGATGATGCTGCGCGACCGGCTGGGCGATCTGTCGGGGTTGAACGCGGTGATCGTGGGCCGCAGCAATATCGTCGGCAAACCGATGGCGCAACTGCTGCTGCGCGACAGCTGCACCGTGACCATCGCCCATTCCCGCACCCGCGATCTGGCCGGGGTCTGTCGGCAGGCGGATATTCTTGTCGCCGCGGTCGGGCGGCCCCGGATGATCCCCGGCGACTGGGTCAAGCCCGGCGCGACGGTCATCGACGTGGGCATCAACCGGATCGAGGATGGCGGCCGCACCAGGCTGGTCGGCGATGTCGATTTCGCCAGTGCCCGTGCGGTCGCGGGCGCGATCACCCCGGTTCCGGGCGGCGTCGGCCCGATGACCATCGCCTGCCTGCTGGCCAATACCCTGACCGCCTGCTGCCGCGCAGCCGGGCTGCCCGAACCCGAAGGGCTGACCGCGTAA
- a CDS encoding sarcosine oxidase subunit alpha family protein has protein sequence MTRLSGGLIDRSQTLSFTFDGRRFTGHPGDTLASALLANDVRLMGRSFKYHRPRGLIAAGSEEPNALVELRQGARQEPNTRATVAELFDGLEARSQNRIGSLRFDLMAVNDLLSPFFAAGFYYKTFMWPRAFWEKLYEPAIRRAAGLGSLSMQPDPDGYDKGFLHCDLLIVGGGAAGLAAALTAARSGASVILADEDFRLGGRLLAETHLLDDTPGPDWVAGIEAELASLPNLRIMRRTTVFGTFDHGIYGAVERVADHLPDPGRQPRQTLWRITAKRAVLAAGAIERHIPFANNDRPGVMLAGAMRAFANRWAVSPADRIAIFTNNDDGHRTALDLAAKGIGIAGVIDSRPDAVAQGDYRLFAGGMVSNSRGRLGLTKIEVRHNGRSQWLDCGALAVSGGWNPNLHLSSHHRGRPVWDEAAQAFLPGPDGPPGLIVAGAANGQGSTAQALRSGAEAARDALAELDITATLPALPQTEDAAHNLHPLWHVPGKGRAWVDFQNDVTVKDIALAHQENMRPVEHLKRWTTLGMATDQGKTANVTALAVMSELTGKPIPETGTTIFRPPYTPVALSVLGGGDNGAHFRPRRLTPTHPWAQSQGAVFVEVGQWMRAQYFPRPDETHWRESVDREVLATRKGVGICDVTTLGKVDVQGADAGEFLNRLYCNAMASLRVGMTRYGLMLREDGVAWDDGTCARLAEDHYVVTTTTAQAGPVYRHMEFVPQCLWPELDVQLISTTDAWAQIAVAGPNARRLLERIVDGFDISNEAFPFMACTNLTVCGGLRARLFRISFSGELAYEVAVPARYGNALMARLVDLGADLGATPYGTEALGVMRIEKGHAAGNELNGQTSAQMLGMGRMVSTKKDSIGAVMSRREGMQSETRVLVGLQPVDPAEPVTAGAHLFRQGDAQDTFSDQGWISSACHSPHVGSGIGLGFLTDGAARMGEVILAANPLQGQQILLRVVSPHFIDPEGGRLRD, from the coding sequence ATGACCCGTCTGTCCGGCGGCCTGATCGACCGCAGCCAAACGCTGTCCTTCACCTTCGACGGGCGCAGATTCACCGGCCATCCGGGCGATACGCTGGCCTCGGCGCTGCTGGCGAATGATGTGCGGCTGATGGGGCGCAGCTTCAAATATCACCGCCCGCGCGGGTTGATCGCGGCAGGATCCGAGGAACCGAACGCGCTGGTCGAACTGCGCCAAGGCGCGCGGCAGGAACCCAACACCCGCGCCACCGTGGCCGAGCTGTTCGACGGGTTGGAGGCGCGCAGCCAGAACCGCATCGGCTCGCTTCGGTTCGATCTGATGGCGGTGAATGACCTGCTGTCGCCCTTCTTCGCGGCGGGGTTCTATTACAAGACCTTCATGTGGCCGCGCGCCTTCTGGGAAAAGCTGTATGAACCCGCGATCCGCCGCGCGGCAGGGCTGGGCAGCCTGTCGATGCAGCCCGACCCCGATGGTTACGACAAGGGGTTTCTGCATTGCGACCTGCTGATCGTCGGTGGCGGCGCGGCGGGGCTGGCGGCAGCGCTGACGGCGGCGCGCAGCGGGGCAAGCGTGATCCTGGCGGATGAGGATTTCCGTCTGGGAGGGCGACTGCTGGCGGAAACGCATCTGCTGGACGACACCCCCGGTCCCGACTGGGTTGCGGGGATCGAGGCCGAACTGGCCAGCCTGCCCAACCTGCGCATCATGCGCCGCACCACCGTTTTCGGCACATTCGATCACGGTATCTATGGCGCGGTCGAGCGGGTGGCCGATCATCTGCCCGACCCCGGCAGGCAACCGCGCCAGACGCTGTGGCGGATCACCGCAAAACGTGCCGTTCTGGCGGCGGGCGCCATCGAGCGGCACATCCCCTTTGCCAATAACGACCGTCCGGGGGTGATGCTGGCCGGGGCGATGCGCGCCTTCGCCAATCGTTGGGCGGTCAGCCCCGCCGACCGGATCGCCATTTTCACCAACAATGACGACGGCCATCGCACCGCGCTGGACCTTGCCGCCAAGGGCATCGGGATTGCGGGCGTGATCGACAGCCGCCCGGATGCGGTGGCGCAGGGCGACTATCGGCTGTTCGCCGGCGGTATGGTCAGCAATTCCAGGGGCCGTCTGGGCCTGACGAAGATCGAGGTGCGGCACAATGGCCGCAGCCAGTGGCTGGATTGTGGCGCATTGGCCGTATCGGGAGGGTGGAACCCGAACCTGCATCTGTCCTCGCATCACCGGGGCCGCCCGGTCTGGGACGAGGCCGCGCAAGCCTTTCTGCCCGGCCCCGATGGCCCGCCGGGCCTGATCGTGGCCGGGGCCGCCAATGGTCAGGGCAGCACCGCACAGGCCCTGCGCTCGGGCGCCGAGGCTGCCCGCGATGCGCTGGCGGAACTGGACATCACCGCCACCTTGCCCGCCCTGCCGCAGACCGAGGATGCCGCGCATAACCTGCATCCACTGTGGCATGTGCCGGGCAAGGGCCGGGCATGGGTCGACTTCCAGAACGATGTGACGGTCAAAGATATCGCGCTGGCCCATCAGGAAAACATGCGCCCGGTCGAGCATCTGAAACGTTGGACCACGCTTGGCATGGCGACCGATCAGGGCAAGACGGCGAATGTCACCGCGCTGGCGGTCATGTCGGAGCTGACCGGCAAGCCGATCCCCGAGACCGGCACCACGATCTTCCGTCCGCCCTATACGCCGGTCGCGCTGTCGGTGCTGGGCGGCGGCGACAATGGCGCGCATTTCCGCCCACGCCGGTTGACGCCGACGCACCCTTGGGCGCAATCGCAAGGCGCGGTCTTTGTCGAGGTCGGACAATGGATGCGGGCGCAATATTTCCCCCGCCCGGATGAAACCCACTGGCGCGAATCCGTGGACCGAGAGGTTCTGGCCACCCGCAAGGGCGTCGGCATCTGCGACGTGACCACGCTTGGCAAGGTCGATGTGCAGGGCGCGGATGCGGGTGAATTCCTGAACCGGCTGTATTGCAACGCGATGGCCAGCCTCAGGGTCGGGATGACCCGCTATGGCCTGATGCTGCGCGAGGATGGCGTGGCCTGGGACGACGGCACCTGCGCCCGGCTGGCCGAGGATCACTATGTGGTCACGACCACCACCGCGCAGGCCGGGCCGGTCTATCGCCATATGGAATTCGTCCCCCAATGCCTGTGGCCGGAACTGGATGTGCAGTTGATATCCACCACCGACGCATGGGCGCAGATCGCAGTGGCCGGGCCGAATGCGCGCCGGCTGCTGGAACGGATCGTGGACGGGTTCGACATCTCGAACGAGGCCTTTCCCTTCATGGCCTGCACCAATCTGACGGTTTGCGGCGGGCTGCGGGCGCGGCTGTTCCGCATCAGCTTTTCGGGCGAGCTGGCCTATGAGGTCGCGGTGCCCGCGCGCTACGGCAATGCGCTGATGGCGCGGCTGGTCGATCTGGGCGCGGATCTGGGCGCGACCCCTTACGGGACCGAGGCGCTTGGCGTGATGCGGATCGAAAAGGGCCACGCGGCGGGTAATGAGCTGAACGGCCAGACCAGCGCGCAGATGCTGGGCATGGGCCGGATGGTCAGCACGAAAAAGGACAGCATCGGCGCAGTCATGTCGCGGCGCGAGGGGATGCAGTCCGAAACCCGCGTGCTGGTGGGCCTGCAACCGGTCGATCCCGCCGAACCCGTCACCGCGGGCGCGCATCTGTTCCGTCAGGGCGATGCGCAGGATACGTTCAGCGATCAGGGCTGGATCTCCTCGGCCTGCCATTCGCCGCATGTCGGCTCGGGCATCGGCTTGGGGTTTCTGACCGATGGCGCCGCCCGGATGGGAGAGGTCATTCTGGCCGCCAACCCCTTGCAGGGGCAGCAGATCCTGCTGCGCGTCGTCTCGCCCCATTTCATCGACCCCGAAGGAGGGCGCCTGCGTGACTGA
- a CDS encoding MFS transporter, whose amino-acid sequence MFPRNRWLVLAIVSSALFLIVIDMTVLYTALPRLTHDLAATATQKLWIINAYPLVVAGLLPGLGALGDRFGHKRMFLTGLAVFGTASLAAAFAPSAPMLIAARVLLAVGAAMMMPATLSLIRLTFTDEGERAFAIGIWAAVASGGAALGPVIGGLLLEWFWWGSVFLINVPVVLLALVAGAALLVNRPGSRSQPFDLRGSVQVMIGLVGLIHAVKEISKRDPSWMAAALGFAIGLVAMIAFVRRQLASTAPLIDFSLFRDARFSSGVATALVASAALIGVELVFSQRLQLVLGHSPLQAGLLILPIPLASFIAGPLAGLALPRLGETRILWTSLTLTGCALAAYLVSHDGPVWLWLSALAVMGFGVGAAMTAASSVIMLSAPEDRAGMAASIEEVSYELGGALGIALLGSLMSALYSRAMIVPVGLPPVVADSLDEALMVAETMSPARASEMARLARAAFDQAFVGVIGVAILLLLVVAFGIWRKAAPAR is encoded by the coding sequence ATGTTCCCCCGCAACCGCTGGCTGGTTCTGGCCATTGTCTCAAGCGCGCTGTTTCTGATCGTGATCGACATGACCGTGCTTTATACGGCGCTGCCGCGGCTGACGCATGATCTGGCGGCGACGGCGACGCAAAAACTGTGGATCATCAACGCCTATCCGCTGGTGGTGGCGGGGCTGCTGCCGGGGCTGGGGGCGCTTGGCGACCGCTTTGGGCACAAGCGGATGTTTCTGACCGGGCTGGCGGTCTTTGGCACGGCCTCGCTGGCGGCGGCTTTCGCGCCCTCGGCTCCGATGCTGATCGCTGCGCGGGTGTTGCTGGCCGTGGGCGCGGCGATGATGATGCCCGCCACCCTGTCGCTGATCCGGCTGACCTTCACGGACGAGGGCGAGCGCGCCTTTGCCATCGGCATCTGGGCGGCGGTGGCCTCGGGCGGGGCGGCGCTGGGGCCGGTGATCGGCGGGCTGTTGCTGGAGTGGTTCTGGTGGGGCTCGGTCTTTCTGATCAATGTGCCGGTCGTCCTGCTGGCGCTGGTGGCGGGTGCGGCGTTGCTGGTGAACCGTCCCGGCAGTCGCAGCCAGCCGTTCGATCTGCGGGGCTCGGTTCAGGTGATGATCGGCCTTGTCGGTCTGATCCATGCGGTGAAGGAAATCAGCAAGCGCGACCCGTCATGGATGGCCGCCGCGCTGGGTTTCGCCATCGGTCTGGTGGCGATGATCGCCTTCGTGCGCCGCCAGCTGGCCAGCACCGCGCCGCTGATCGATTTCTCGCTGTTTCGCGATGCGCGGTTTTCATCGGGCGTGGCGACGGCGCTGGTTGCTTCGGCGGCGCTGATCGGGGTCGAGCTGGTCTTCAGCCAGCGGCTGCAACTGGTGCTGGGCCATTCGCCGTTGCAGGCGGGGCTGCTGATCCTGCCCATCCCGCTGGCGTCGTTCATTGCCGGGCCGCTGGCCGGTCTGGCGCTGCCGCGTCTGGGCGAGACCCGGATCCTGTGGACGTCGCTGACGCTGACCGGCTGCGCGCTTGCGGCCTATCTGGTCAGCCATGACGGGCCGGTCTGGCTGTGGCTGTCGGCGCTGGCGGTCATGGGCTTCGGGGTCGGTGCGGCGATGACGGCGGCCTCCAGCGTCATCATGCTGTCCGCGCCCGAGGATCGCGCAGGCATGGCGGCCTCGATCGAAGAGGTGTCCTATGAACTGGGCGGCGCGCTTGGCATCGCGCTTCTGGGCAGCCTGATGTCGGCGCTTTATTCCCGCGCGATGATCGTGCCTGTGGGCCTGCCCCCGGTCGTCGCCGACAGTCTTGACGAGGCTTTGATGGTCGCGGAAACCATGAGCCCCGCGCGCGCGTCCGAGATGGCCCGGCTGGCCCGCGCGGCGTTCGATCAGGCATTCGTCGGGGTGATCGGCGTGGCGATCCTGCTGTTGCTGGTGGTGGCCTTCGGCATCTGGCGCAAGGCGGCACCGGCCCGTTAG
- a CDS encoding LysR substrate-binding domain-containing protein — MTATDDEGTLLRSDPQTRRSPRRRHLPSLGAFATFEIAAKHRSFTLAASELHVTQAAISQQIRGLEKALDCQLFIRKHQMMELTPEGATLLEAVGRGLDTLSDAIFRIGQRTDRKVITIASTHAAISCYVKPLTDAYRLLRPDIRFTLLASDQNDRVQDFDEVDLAMICGNERSQIGPDLIRLFPEIVDPVAAPDYLAAHGPLESLMQLPQAELMELHPMHWSSDAISWYPLRWDDWFRHHGLHVDELTFRFVTNSYSTLVDAAVAGEGIILGWRHLVHRQVADGRLLRIFDMPLDAGRSYYLKLNPGARDSRNTVDFIDYFQAEAARMADPTAS, encoded by the coding sequence ATGACGGCAACGGACGACGAAGGAACCCTGCTGAGGTCCGATCCGCAGACGCGCCGCTCTCCACGGCGGCGCCATCTGCCGTCGCTGGGGGCTTTCGCCACCTTCGAGATCGCGGCCAAACATCGCAGCTTCACGCTGGCGGCCAGCGAATTGCATGTGACGCAGGCGGCGATCAGTCAGCAAATCCGGGGGCTGGAAAAGGCGCTGGATTGCCAGTTGTTCATCCGCAAGCATCAGATGATGGAACTGACGCCCGAAGGCGCGACCCTGCTGGAGGCCGTGGGCCGGGGCCTGGATACGTTAAGCGATGCGATCTTTCGCATCGGCCAGCGCACCGACCGCAAGGTCATCACCATCGCCAGCACCCATGCCGCGATCTCGTGCTATGTCAAACCGCTGACCGATGCCTATCGCCTGCTGCGCCCCGATATCCGATTCACGCTGCTGGCCTCGGACCAGAACGACCGGGTGCAGGATTTCGACGAGGTCGATCTGGCGATGATCTGCGGCAACGAGCGGTCGCAGATCGGGCCGGACCTGATCCGGCTGTTTCCTGAAATCGTCGATCCCGTCGCCGCGCCGGACTATCTTGCCGCGCATGGCCCGCTGGAATCGCTGATGCAGCTGCCGCAGGCCGAGCTGATGGAACTGCACCCGATGCATTGGAGCTCGGACGCGATTTCGTGGTATCCGCTGCGCTGGGATGACTGGTTCCGTCATCACGGTCTGCATGTGGACGAACTGACCTTCCGCTTTGTCACCAACAGCTACAGCACATTGGTCGATGCGGCGGTGGCGGGCGAGGGCATCATCCTTGGCTGGCGACATCTGGTGCATCGGCAGGTGGCCGACGGGCGGCTGCTGCGGATCTTCGACATGCCGCTGGATGCCGGGCGCTCTTATTACCTGAAGCTGAACCCCGGCGCCCGTGACAGCCGAAACACCGTTGATTTCATCGACTATTTTCAGGCGGAAGCCGCGCGGATGGCCGATCCGACCGCCAGCTGA